From a region of the Flavobacterium sediminilitoris genome:
- a CDS encoding Crp/Fnr family transcriptional regulator → MSKETLNLYFHSLFPIEDDIVHQITRKFKSFSLKKNELLLAENRINNKTYFLETGYVRSYTFDSNGNEITTNLFTAPCFVNDFLSFFKEQPTKENYETLTDCTFWLTDLETVQENFHSIPEFREFSRMLFVVNYYKLHDRVLEMAKDTAEERYLNLLKKQPAIFQNVPLKIIASFLGITDTSLSRIRKKITTL, encoded by the coding sequence ATGAGCAAAGAAACTTTAAACTTATACTTTCATTCCTTATTTCCAATTGAAGATGATATTGTTCATCAAATTACTAGAAAATTTAAATCGTTTTCACTGAAAAAAAACGAACTTTTATTAGCTGAAAATAGAATTAACAATAAAACCTATTTCTTAGAAACAGGTTATGTTCGTTCCTACACATTTGACTCTAACGGAAATGAAATAACGACGAATCTTTTTACTGCTCCTTGCTTTGTTAATGATTTTCTTTCCTTTTTTAAAGAACAGCCTACCAAAGAGAATTATGAAACCTTAACCGATTGTACTTTTTGGCTAACCGATTTAGAAACAGTGCAAGAAAACTTTCACTCTATTCCTGAATTTAGAGAATTTAGCAGAATGCTTTTTGTTGTTAATTATTATAAACTACATGATAGAGTTTTAGAAATGGCAAAAGATACTGCTGAAGAACGTTATCTTAATTTATTAAAAAAACAACCTGCTATTTTTCAAAATGTTCCCCTAAAAATAATTGCTTCTTTCTTAGGCATTACCGATACTTCATTGAGCAGAATTAGAAAAAAAATTACTACACTTTAA
- a CDS encoding GSCFA domain-containing protein: MQFRTRIPILQNKTQINYQSKIIALGSCFVENIGKKIDYYKFQNTVNPFGIIFNPISLEKVIVRSIQKDYFKEKDIFFHNDLWHCYEVHSELSNPNKDFFLKQLNALIDDTNVQLKQATHCIITLGTSWVYQYNETKEIVANCHKVPQKQFLKQLLSIDEIEKSLKNIVFLVASVNPNCSFIFTVSPVRHIKDGFVENNVSKAHLISAIHNLLNTEHLKRNTNYFPSYEIVMDELRDYRFYAEDMLHPNQVAIDYIWQRFKETVVSEIAFLTMDEVETIQKALSHRPFNPNSSSHLKFIENTQRKISNLQAKFSFIQF, translated from the coding sequence ATGCAATTTCGTACTCGAATTCCCATTTTACAAAATAAAACCCAAATCAATTATCAATCAAAGATTATTGCTTTAGGTTCTTGTTTTGTAGAAAACATAGGAAAAAAAATCGATTATTATAAATTTCAAAATACTGTAAATCCTTTTGGCATTATTTTTAATCCAATATCGTTAGAAAAGGTAATCGTAAGAAGTATTCAGAAAGATTATTTTAAAGAAAAAGATATTTTTTTTCATAATGATTTATGGCATTGCTATGAAGTGCATTCTGAACTGTCTAATCCCAATAAAGATTTTTTTTTAAAACAATTAAATGCATTAATTGATGATACTAATGTGCAGCTTAAGCAAGCGACACATTGTATTATTACTCTAGGAACTTCTTGGGTATATCAATATAATGAAACGAAAGAAATTGTTGCCAATTGCCATAAAGTTCCTCAAAAACAATTTTTAAAGCAATTGTTATCTATTGATGAAATAGAAAAAAGTTTGAAAAATATTGTGTTTTTAGTTGCTTCTGTGAATCCGAATTGTAGTTTCATTTTTACCGTTTCACCAGTGCGACATATTAAAGATGGTTTTGTTGAAAACAATGTTAGTAAAGCGCATTTAATTAGTGCAATACATAATTTGCTGAATACTGAACACTTAAAACGAAATACTAACTACTTTCCTTCCTACGAAATTGTGATGGATGAGTTACGTGATTATCGTTTTTATGCTGAAGATATGTTACATCCTAACCAAGTAGCTATCGATTATATTTGGCAACGATTCAAAGAAACAGTAGTTTCAGAAATAGCATTTCTAACTATGGATGAGGTTGAAACAATTCAAAAAGCATTATCACATAGACCTTTCAATCCTAATTCTTCAAGTCATTTGAAGTTTATAGAAAATACACAAAGGAAAATTAGTAATTTGCAAGCGAAATTTTCGTTTATTCAATTTTAA
- a CDS encoding DUF4230 domain-containing protein, translated as MSLFNRLSEIRKWVVLILIGLVLFFGYKYFTSTTETSSIEYDTNLIQTQIKNVGKLVVTEGHFAEVLTYKDRKETYIPGLTFDKKALVVINADVTVGFDLSKVTYDIDAKNKILTITNVPKEEIKISPDIKYYNTESSTFNEFTGEDYNKINKIARENLAKKIDKSTLKTNAKNRLLSELAKMLVLTNSMGWTLQYKGDVIESESDLKL; from the coding sequence ATGAGCTTATTTAATCGTTTGTCTGAAATAAGAAAATGGGTTGTACTCATTTTAATAGGGTTAGTATTATTTTTTGGATACAAATATTTTACGAGTACAACAGAGACTTCTTCAATAGAATATGATACAAATCTTATTCAAACACAAATTAAAAACGTAGGTAAACTTGTGGTAACAGAAGGTCATTTTGCTGAGGTATTAACTTATAAAGACCGAAAAGAAACGTATATTCCTGGTTTAACTTTTGATAAAAAGGCTTTAGTAGTAATCAATGCAGATGTAACGGTAGGTTTTGATTTAAGCAAAGTAACATATGATATTGATGCCAAAAATAAAATTTTAACGATTACCAATGTCCCAAAAGAAGAAATAAAAATTAGTCCGGATATAAAATATTACAATACTGAATCAAGTACTTTTAATGAATTTACAGGAGAAGATTATAATAAAATTAATAAAATAGCAAGAGAAAATCTAGCTAAAAAAATTGACAAATCGACTTTGAAAACGAATGCTAAAAATCGTTTGTTGTCTGAATTGGCAAAAATGCTAGTATTAACAAATTCTATGGGTTGGACATTACAATATAAAGGAGATGTTATTGAATCAGAGAGTGATTTAAAATTATAG
- a CDS encoding MarC family protein, with the protein MAEIITTLLFLIAVIDPLGSIPVYLEATKNFDKREKQKVAIRASLIAFSVLLFFILIGQLILEGMEVSLDAFQISGGVILFLFALTMIFGDGKPETEKHLIKDYKHVTIFPVAIPSIASPGAIMAVVLMTDNHIYTIQQQAITSLLVLVVIGITMSLLLVANYVQEKIGEYGITVISKIMGLILASYAVQSILSGLKAFFML; encoded by the coding sequence ATGGCAGAAATAATCACTACTCTACTTTTTTTAATTGCTGTAATTGATCCGCTAGGTTCTATTCCTGTTTATTTAGAAGCTACAAAAAATTTCGATAAAAGAGAAAAACAAAAAGTAGCCATTAGAGCTTCTTTAATTGCATTTTCTGTTTTACTTTTTTTTATTCTAATTGGGCAATTAATACTAGAAGGAATGGAAGTATCTCTCGATGCTTTTCAAATATCAGGTGGTGTTATCTTATTTTTATTTGCCTTAACGATGATTTTTGGAGATGGAAAACCAGAAACGGAGAAACATTTAATCAAAGATTATAAACATGTTACCATTTTCCCTGTAGCGATTCCTTCAATTGCTTCGCCTGGTGCTATAATGGCTGTTGTTTTAATGACTGATAATCATATTTATACGATACAACAACAAGCTATTACATCTCTATTGGTTTTAGTTGTCATAGGAATTACTATGTCATTACTTTTAGTGGCTAATTATGTACAGGAGAAAATAGGAGAATATGGAATAACTGTTATTAGTAAAATAATGGGATTAATTTTAGCTTCTTATGCTGTTCAAAGTATTTTAAGTGGACTAAAGGCTTTTTTTATGTTATAG